The genome window TCCATCAGAGCACGGCGCATGTATGCTTCGTCTTTATTCTTAATATCTTCCATTGTTTTTCGTGCAAAATTACATAAAAAAGTTTGAAGTGTGGACTTTTTTTGTTATTTTTGCAAGGTAAAAGCATCTTTTGATGCAAAATAAAGAAAATAGACTATGGCAGAGCATAATGAATTAGGCAAATGGGGAGAAGACGAGGCTACGCTCTATCTCGAGAATGAAGGCTATGTCGTCATCGACAGAGACTGGAAAGCCGGCAAGCGGGATCTGGATATCCTTGCCGTTTCGCCGGATGGTAAGACGCTGGTTGTGGTAGAAGTAAAGACCCGTTCGGGTGAAGAATACCAGCAGCCCGAGGAAGCCGTAGATGTCAGGAAGATGCGCAATCTGGCAATAGCCGCCAATACTTACGTCAAGGAACAGAAGGTGGAAAAAGAACTTCGCTTTGATATTGTTACCGTGGTAGGTGTAGGGCATCAGGTGAAACGCATCGAGCATCTTGTGGATGCCTTCAACCCGTTGCTGATTGGATAACCCGTTGTGATTCGCTATACATTATTATATAGACATGGAAAAGAAGATTATACGATTAAAGGAAGTGGATTCCACGAATACCTTCCTGAAGAATTTGGATACTTACGATGAAGATGCGCTGACCATTGCCATTGCTGATTATCAGACATCGGGCAGGGGACAGGGCGTGCATACCTGGGAGAGTGAACCGGGCAAGAACCTCCTCTTCAGTATGATGATGTGTCCTAAGTGGGTTCCTTTGCGCCAGCAGTTCCTCCTTTCCGAGGCTGGTGCGCTCGCCGTGAAGGATGCTCTTGATTCCTATACGGACGGCATTACGCTGAAATGGCCGAATGATGTGTACTGGTATGACAAGAAAATCAGTGGCACGCTGATAGAGACTGCCATCGACTCCAAGGGCATCAAGCGCTGCATCTTCGGTATCGGCATTGATGTCAATCAGACTGAGTTCCACAGCGATGCGCCCAACCCTGTATCTCTGGCTCAGATTCTGGGGTATGAGGTGGATAGGGAAGAGGTGCTGCAGAAGGTGATTGAGGCTTTCTGCAAATACTACGAACTTCTGCGTCGTGCCGACTATATGGATGTGTCGGGCATCTATCATCTTTCTCTCTACCGTCGCAAGGGCTATCACTGGTATGAGGATAAGGACGGTAAGTTCGAGGGTGCTTTCGTAGAGGTGGAGGACGATGGTCATCTCATCCTTCATGACAAGAAGGGAGTAATCCGCTCGTATGCGTTCGGAGAAATCAAGTTTCTAGTTAATAGTTAATAGTTTATAGGAGGCTACGCCCTATAAACTGTTAACTGTAAATTGTAAATTAAAATAAAATGGCAAAGTTTAAAAGAATTCTTTTGAAATTGAGTGGCGAGAGTCTGATGGGTAAGCAGAGCTTCGGCATCGACCCAGAGCGCCTGAGTGATTATGCTAAGCAGATAAAGGAGGTCCATGAGATGGGCGTTCAGATAGGCATTGTGATTGGTGGTGGTAACATCTTCCGCGGTTTGAGCGGAAGCCAGAAGGGGTTCGACCGTGTCAAGGGTGACCAGATGGGTATGTGTGCTACCGTTATCAATTCCCTGGCATTGAGCAGCGCGCTCGGAGCCTTGGGCGTTAAAAACAAGGTGCTTACTGCCATCCGCATGGAGCCTATCGGCGAATTCTACACCAAGTGGAAGGCGATTGAGGCAATGGAGGCAGGCTATATCTGCATCTTCTCTGCAGGTACAGGCAGTCCATACTTCACTACCGATACCGGTTCTTCTCTCCGTGGTATCGAAATCGAGGCTGACGTGATGCTCAAGGGTACCCGTGTAGACGGCATCTATACCGCCGACCCTGAGAAGGATCCTACAGCTACCAAGTTCAAGGATATCACCTATGATGAGATTTATACCAAGGGCTTGAAGGTAATGGATTTGACTGCTACCACCATGTGTAAGGAAAACAACCTCCCTATCTACGTGTTCAATATGGATGTTGTAGGTAACCTCAAGAAGGTGATGGATGGTGAGGAGATTGGTACGCTCGTACACAACTAATCATCTCTCTCAACAGGAAGAAAAAAGCAAATGCGACTGGATTCACATCTAGCCGCATTTTTTATAAACCTAAATACCCAAATGTCCCCATAAAGGGAATTTCTTCTACTTCTTCTTCAGATAAATAATCGCCGAGATGATGACGTATGCCACGATGACAAGCCACCAGCCGGTGAGGAAACCGGTCAGACCATCGAGTGCTACCGAAGTAGCGAGGATGATGAGGGTGAGCGCAGCAAAGCCATATTTCACCTCATTGCCCTTGAAACCCCACTGTTTGAACTTCAAGGCGAAAAGAGGCATCTCGCAAACCAGCAGATAGCTGGTGATGAGTATCAGAGCCAGAATGATGAATACCGACCATGAATATCCTTCGAGCCAGCTTGGATTGAACACAATCAGCGAACCCCAGAACAGGGCGTTGGCTGGTGTAGGAACACCGATGAAAGAGGTAGTCTGGCGCTCATCAAGATTAAACTTAGCCAGTCGCAATGCCGAGAAGGCTGCGATGATGAAGGCTGCGTAAGGCAGCCATGGGCGCAAAGGCTCCAGAAAACCCGGATATTCCATCACAAAGAGTTGTGAGAATACGATGGTGGCAGGAGCCACACCGAAGGTTACGTCATCTGCCAGCGAATCCAGCTCCTTGCCTATTGGCGATGAAACGTGCAGCAGGCGGGCGCTCATGCCGTCAAAGAAGTCGAATACGGCTCCGATGATAATCCATAACAATGCCATCTTTGGGTTTCCGCCGAAGGCAAACGATGTTGCGATGCAGCCCGAAACCAGGTTGCAGCAGGTTATCGTGTTTGGAATATGTTTCTTGATACTCATTTCTTTCCAGTATATTATGATAGAGTGAAAGCCGGAAGTATGTTCCGGCTTGCCCTCTATCTGTCAATATGTTATTTCAATTTAGCGATGATGGTCTGGTCGCCTGTAGTTGACTGTCCCATCTTTACGCATACTTCTGTACCTACAGGCAGGTAGACATCCACACGTGAACCTAGCTTGATGAATCCCAGGTGCTCGTCGATGAAGCATTCTTCCCCTTCCTTGGCATAGGTTACGATGCGGCGTGCCACCGCACCGGCAATCTGTCGGCAGAGTACATCCACTCCCTTAGGTGTGGTAATCATCACGTCGGCATGCTCGTTTTCCTCGCTAGCCTTAGGCAGCCATGCCTTGTGGTAGTTGCCGTCCACATGCTTCACGAATTTCACCTTACCATCCACCGGGAACCAGTTGGCATGAACATTCCAGAGGCTCATGAAGATGGAAATCATCAGGCGGCGGTCACCGAAGTAGGGAGCATTCTCCACCTCTTCTATCACCACAATCTTACCGTCGGCTGGTGCTACTACCAGTTTCGAAGTATCCTCTACGTTGAGGTATCTGACAGGACAACGATAGAAGTTGAGCACGATACCATATACCATACCGAACACAACAACAAAAACCCAGAACGGAATCTTGTTGTCTAAGGTTGTCCACAATATAGCCGCAATGGCTACTAACGCTATCGCTCCGGTAACCAGCTGATCGGTACCTTCGCGGTGCAATCTTATCTTCTTTAATTTCTTTATTTTCTGTCCCATATATTAGGATTAAGTTTTTATTGGTGCAAAGGTACGTCATTTTTATCACTTTTGCAAATTTTTTGTGGGTTTCTTTTACCTTTTTCAATATTTTCGCATATTTCTTTTGGCTTTTTCAATATTTCGCCGTAACTTTGTTGTCAAAATTCGAATTTTAAACAGATAATGGAAGATTTTGTTCATTTGCATGTACACACCCAATACTCCATCCTCGACGGCCAGTCGAAGATACCGCATCTGGTAGATAAGGCTATCAAGGACGGCATGAAGGGTATGGCGGTAACCGACCACGGTGTGATGTTCGGCATCAAGGAACTCACCGACTATTGCGGCAAGATTAATAAAGACCGCAAGAAGGAGGGACTTGAACCTTTCAAGCCTATCATAGGCTGCGAGATGTATGTGGCACGCCGAACCAAGGCCGACCGAGAGAAGGATAAGGGCGATATGAGCGGTTATCACCTCATTGTACTTGCCAAGAATTATAATGGATACAAGAACCTCATCAAGCTGGTGAGCAATTCGTGGGTGGATGGTTACTACATGCGCCCACGAACCGACCGTGCCGATCTGGAGAAGTATCACGAAGACCTCATCGTCTGTTCGGCATGTATTGCAGGCGAGGTGCCATCCAAGATTCTGCATGGCGACCTGGAAGGAGCCCGCGAGGCTTGCCAGTGGTACCACAACCTCTTTGGCGATGATTACTATCTCGAGCTCCAGCGCCATAAAGTGCCCGATGACCCAAGTCTGCTTGCCAACCGCGAGGCTTACGAGTTGCAGCAGCGTGCCAACAAGGAACTCATCAAGATGGCAAGGGAGTTTAACATCAAACTGGTGTGCACCAACGACTGCCACTTCGAGGATAAGGAGACTGCCGAGGCTCACGACCATCTGCTCTGTATCGCTACCGGCAAGGATCTCGACGACCCTAACCGTATGCGCTATTCCAAGCAGGAATGGTTCAAGACCCGCCAGGAGATGAACGATGTGTTCTCGGATATTCCCGAAGCGCTTTCCAATACCCTCGAAGTATTGGATAAGGTGGAGATTTACAGCATCGACCATGGTCCTATCATGCCTTTCTTCCCGATTCCGGAGAGTTTCGGTACCGAGGAGCAGTTGCGACAGAAGGTATCAGAAGAAGACCTCTACAAGGAGTTTACCTCTGATGAGAACGGCAAGAACCCGCTGCCACCAGAGGAAGGTCAGAAGGTAATCGACCGATTGGGCGGTTACGATAAGATATACCGTATCAAGTTTGAGGCAGAATATCTGCGCCACCTTGCCTACGAGGGAGCTAAAAAGCTTTATGGCGACCCGCTGCCCGAGAATGTAGACGAGCACGTAAACTTCGAGCTCCACGTGATGAAGACCATGGGTTTCCCAGGCTACTTCCTCATCGTGTCAGACTTCATCAGGGCGGCGCGCGAGGAACTCGGCGTGATGGTGGGCCCGGGACGTGGATCTGCGGCAGGTTCGGTGGTGGCTTACTGCTTGGGCATTACCAAGATTGACCCATTGAAGTACGACCTCCTGTTTGAGCGTTTCCTGAACCCAGACCGTGTGAACCTTCCGGATATTGATACCGACTTTGATGATGACGGCCGAGGCAAGGTATTGCGCTGGGTAATGGATAAGTACGGTCATGAGAACTGTGCCCATATCATTACTTACGGTTCCATGGCGACGAAGAACTCCATCAAGGATGTGGCGCGTGTAGAGAAGTTGCCGTTGGATAAGGCGAATGCACTCTGCAAGGCTATCCCAGACCGTTTGCCTGACGGTGCCAAGATGAACCTGACCAATGCCATCAAATATACCCCAGAGCTGCGCGAGGCAGAGTTCTCCAACGATCCCCGCGAGAGCAATACCATCAAGTATGCCAAGATGCTCGAGGGAACCATCCGAGGCACGGGTATCCATGCCTGCGGATTCATCATCTGCCGCGACCCTATCAGCAACTGGGTGCCTGTATCTACTGCCGATGACCCTGATTTCCCGGGACTGAAGACGGCGGTAACGCAGTACGACGGCCATGTCATCGAGACCACCGGTCTGATCAAGATGGACTTCCTGGGCTTGAAGACCCTCTCCGAGATGAAGGAGGCATGCAAGGTTATCAAGCAGACTACGGGCGATGTCGTTGACCTCGATACCATCCCTATCGATGACGAACTGACCTATCAGCTCTATCAGCGCGGTCAGACCATTGGAACCTTCCAGTTCGAGTCGCCGGGTATGCAGAAGTATCTCCGTGAACTGAAGCCTACGGTGTTTGAGGACCTCATCGCCATGAACGCCCTCTACCGTCCGGGACCTATGGATTATATCCCTGACTTCATTGCCCGCAAGAACGGCAAGCAGGCGATTACCTACGATATCCCGTGTATGGAGAAGTATCTGAAGGATACCTACGGCATCACGGTCTATCAGGAGCAGGTGATGCTTCTTTCCCGTCAGTTGGCGAGCTTCACCCGAGGCGAGTCAGATGCCCTGCGTAAGGCGATGGGTAAGAAGAAAAAGGCTATCGTAGATGCGATGAAGCCTAAGTTTATCAAGCAGGGACAGGAGAACGGCCACGACCCGAAGGTGCTGGAGAAGATATGGGGCGACTGGGAGAAGTTTGCTTCCTACGCCTTCAACAAGTCTCATGCCACCTGTTATTCGTGGGTAGCCTACCAGACTGCCTATCTCAAGGCGCACTATCCTGCCGAATATATGGCGGCGCTGATGACCCGCCGCTTTGCACAGATTACCGAAATCACCAAGCTGATGGAGGAGTGCCAGTCGATGGGCATCAAGACCTTGGGACCGGATGTGAACGAGAGTTATCGCGTGTTCGGTGTGAACGAGCATGGAGAGATACGTTTCGGTCTTTCAGCCATCAAGGGTATGGGTGCTCCGGCAGCCGATGCCATCGTAGCAGAGCGACTGAAGAACGGACCTTATAAAACCATCTTCGATTTTGCCGAGCGTGTAGATTACTCCAGCGTGAACCGCAAGGCTTTCGAAACCTTGGCGCTGAGTGGCGGTTTCGACAGTTTCGG of Segatella copri contains these proteins:
- the pyrH gene encoding UMP kinase, which encodes MAKFKRILLKLSGESLMGKQSFGIDPERLSDYAKQIKEVHEMGVQIGIVIGGGNIFRGLSGSQKGFDRVKGDQMGMCATVINSLALSSALGALGVKNKVLTAIRMEPIGEFYTKWKAIEAMEAGYICIFSAGTGSPYFTTDTGSSLRGIEIEADVMLKGTRVDGIYTADPEKDPTATKFKDITYDEIYTKGLKVMDLTATTMCKENNLPIYVFNMDVVGNLKKVMDGEEIGTLVHN
- a CDS encoding biotin--[acetyl-CoA-carboxylase] ligase — protein: MEKKIIRLKEVDSTNTFLKNLDTYDEDALTIAIADYQTSGRGQGVHTWESEPGKNLLFSMMMCPKWVPLRQQFLLSEAGALAVKDALDSYTDGITLKWPNDVYWYDKKISGTLIETAIDSKGIKRCIFGIGIDVNQTEFHSDAPNPVSLAQILGYEVDREEVLQKVIEAFCKYYELLRRADYMDVSGIYHLSLYRRKGYHWYEDKDGKFEGAFVEVEDDGHLILHDKKGVIRSYAFGEIKFLVNS
- a CDS encoding YraN family protein, giving the protein MAEHNELGKWGEDEATLYLENEGYVVIDRDWKAGKRDLDILAVSPDGKTLVVVEVKTRSGEEYQQPEEAVDVRKMRNLAIAANTYVKEQKVEKELRFDIVTVVGVGHQVKRIEHLVDAFNPLLIG
- the pssA gene encoding CDP-diacylglycerol--serine O-phosphatidyltransferase, with the translated sequence MSIKKHIPNTITCCNLVSGCIATSFAFGGNPKMALLWIIIGAVFDFFDGMSARLLHVSSPIGKELDSLADDVTFGVAPATIVFSQLFVMEYPGFLEPLRPWLPYAAFIIAAFSALRLAKFNLDERQTTSFIGVPTPANALFWGSLIVFNPSWLEGYSWSVFIILALILITSYLLVCEMPLFALKFKQWGFKGNEVKYGFAALTLIILATSVALDGLTGFLTGWWLVIVAYVIISAIIYLKKK
- a CDS encoding phosphatidylserine decarboxylase family protein; this translates as MGQKIKKLKKIRLHREGTDQLVTGAIALVAIAAILWTTLDNKIPFWVFVVVFGMVYGIVLNFYRCPVRYLNVEDTSKLVVAPADGKIVVIEEVENAPYFGDRRLMISIFMSLWNVHANWFPVDGKVKFVKHVDGNYHKAWLPKASEENEHADVMITTPKGVDVLCRQIAGAVARRIVTYAKEGEECFIDEHLGFIKLGSRVDVYLPVGTEVCVKMGQSTTGDQTIIAKLK
- the dnaE gene encoding DNA polymerase III subunit alpha gives rise to the protein MEDFVHLHVHTQYSILDGQSKIPHLVDKAIKDGMKGMAVTDHGVMFGIKELTDYCGKINKDRKKEGLEPFKPIIGCEMYVARRTKADREKDKGDMSGYHLIVLAKNYNGYKNLIKLVSNSWVDGYYMRPRTDRADLEKYHEDLIVCSACIAGEVPSKILHGDLEGAREACQWYHNLFGDDYYLELQRHKVPDDPSLLANREAYELQQRANKELIKMAREFNIKLVCTNDCHFEDKETAEAHDHLLCIATGKDLDDPNRMRYSKQEWFKTRQEMNDVFSDIPEALSNTLEVLDKVEIYSIDHGPIMPFFPIPESFGTEEQLRQKVSEEDLYKEFTSDENGKNPLPPEEGQKVIDRLGGYDKIYRIKFEAEYLRHLAYEGAKKLYGDPLPENVDEHVNFELHVMKTMGFPGYFLIVSDFIRAAREELGVMVGPGRGSAAGSVVAYCLGITKIDPLKYDLLFERFLNPDRVNLPDIDTDFDDDGRGKVLRWVMDKYGHENCAHIITYGSMATKNSIKDVARVEKLPLDKANALCKAIPDRLPDGAKMNLTNAIKYTPELREAEFSNDPRESNTIKYAKMLEGTIRGTGIHACGFIICRDPISNWVPVSTADDPDFPGLKTAVTQYDGHVIETTGLIKMDFLGLKTLSEMKEACKVIKQTTGDVVDLDTIPIDDELTYQLYQRGQTIGTFQFESPGMQKYLRELKPTVFEDLIAMNALYRPGPMDYIPDFIARKNGKQAITYDIPCMEKYLKDTYGITVYQEQVMLLSRQLASFTRGESDALRKAMGKKKKAIVDAMKPKFIKQGQENGHDPKVLEKIWGDWEKFASYAFNKSHATCYSWVAYQTAYLKAHYPAEYMAALMTRRFAQITEITKLMEECQSMGIKTLGPDVNESYRVFGVNEHGEIRFGLSAIKGMGAPAADAIVAERLKNGPYKTIFDFAERVDYSSVNRKAFETLALSGGFDSFGIRREQFFGKNNKGETFLDTLVRYGQLFQQEQHEAANSLFGGTEAIEIATPPIPDAESWSTIERLNRERELVGIYLSAHPLDEYSIILNSLCNTHCSELGDKQELAKKEDVVLGGIITGVKSKFTKTGKPCGFVTLEDFEGSGELALFGEDWGKWRGIMVEGSTIYITAKCVSRYGNANYLDFQIGNVEYLQTVKENRIDRFTINVESDAIDETMVSDLQTILENDEGKAQLFFQIHDVDSNTYLLMRAREHTVGVGHALIQYIEQHPKMSYQIN